The DNA region GCGCCGCTACTCCATACTTTCTGCCCATTGATCACTAGGTCATCTCCATCTTCCTCCGCCCTTGTTTGCAATGAACCAAGATCGGATCCGGCGTTAGGCTCACTGTAGCCCAGCCAAAACCGCACCTGTCCCCTGGCAATCTTTGGCAACCATTCCTTTTTCATTTCCTCACTAGCGACGTGCAAGATAGTTGGACCAACGATTGATGTGGCAACATCTGAGGGAGGCGCTATATAATACGACATTACGTCATTAAAAATGGCTTGCTTCATCATAGATGCCATGCCACCATATTCTCTGGGCCATCCAAGACTGAGCCACCCTTTGCTTCCCAACTTCAGAAAAAACTGATCCCAAGAATGCTTGAACTCCGCTTCAAACATCGGTAGAGTCCCATATCCTGCTGGCCAACAAATGGCATTTTGATCCCAATCTGGCAGAAGTTCTTCCTTCGCAAAATCTTCCACTTCTTTCCTAAATGCCCTGTCTTCCTCAGTGAATTCAAAATCCATCCCTTACAGCCTCCCCATCTCCTGTTCCCTTTTTAGAACTCTTCCCATTGACTATATATCCTTAATATCCTTCTCTCTTGGCAATTACGTCACTCATGACCTCATCAGCTCCACCACCAATGGGTAATAAACGTGAATCTCTGTAATATCTTGAAATTAGCGTCTCATTCATGAAGCCCATGCCACCAAACATCTGCAAACAACCATCAGCGACTTTTGTAATCAATTGTCCTGAGAGCAGTTTTCCCATAGATATCTCTCTTGTGACGTCCAGTCCTTGTGTCTTCATCCGAACAATATGATACGTTAATTGTTTAAGACTCTCTATCTCAGCTAACCATTGCACCAGTCTGTGTCTCAACACCTGCTTGTTTATTAATGGTTCACCAAAAGCAACCCTTTGCTTTAAATAATCTACGGTCATGTCGATCATGTCCTTCGAGGCTACGTATGCTATAGGCAATACAGTAAATCTTTCATGCTGGAACTGCTTCATCTGATAGATAAAACCTTCCCCTTCTTTCCCAATGAGATTCTCAACCGGCACCTTCACATCATCAAAAAAAAGTAGCGCAGTATCGCTACTTCTTAGCCCCATCTTGTCTAGTTTTTTGCTAACACTGAACCCCGGCAAGTTTGTAGGCACAATTAAGAGACTGAATGCATGATGACCAGGCTTGTCACCACTTCTCGCCAGGAGAGTCAAGAAGTCAGCTTGACTGCCGTTGGTTATAAACGTTTTTGAACCATTGACTATGTAATGGTCTCCCTTCCTTATCGCCTTGGTTTTTAACGCTGCGACATCCGAACCCGCGCCAGGCTCCGTAACAGCTATTGCTGAAACCATCTCCCCAGCGATAGCAGGCTTCAAATAGGTTTCTTTAAGATATTCACTGCCAAACTCAGCAATCGCAGGCGTAGCCATGTTTGTCTGCACAAATGTGGCTACCGAAACCCCTAATCCGTGAATGCGTCCTAATTCTTCCAGAAGTACGGTTTCAAACCAGTAGTCAAGTCCTTGTCCACCGTATTTAGGGTCATATCGAACCCCTAGAAAGCCGAGATCACCCATCTTCTTAAACAATTCGTGGAGCGGAACCGTCGTTTCCTCCCATTCGTCCATGTAGGGATTAATCTCTCTGTCAACAAATCTTCTAACCGATTCCCTAAATGCATTGTGCGTTTCATCAAAATACATTTTTGTCTCCTCGTTCTTCTAACAAATTTCCTACTAGAGAAGTATTCTCTATTGCATCAATCTCCTTGGACTCAAACATGAGGTTACACGGCACATTCATCGTTTTCATGGAAAGGTTCCAAATCTGACTATTTTAATAGCCCTTTGTCTTGAAGAGTTCCCATGTAGCCAAATATTGTAACGATTTAAAGGAACGGACGCTTACTGGAGGTCATCCCTAACTCAGACCTGGGTTTGGTGCGTAAATGGAATGAGCATTATACAGCATGGAACGCCTCCCGTTGAGCTTGGCGCTTCATGGCTTTCAGACCAAACCAAGAACTCTTGCCGGATTCTCACATGTCAATTTGCCGAAGGTCTCAAGAGAGATAGGAAGTTCTTTCAATTCTCGCATTAGCCTAGTCCTGGAAATTAATGGAAAATCGCTTCCCAGAAGGGCTTTCTCCGCCAAAGGACCGTTCATCATTCTTAAAACGTATTCGGGGATATATTGCGGAGCCCAACCAGCAATGTTGAAGTACACATTCGCGTTCTTCTGAACAACAGCCAGAGCCTCGTAAAACCAGGGGAACCCAAAATGCGCCG from Desulfomonilaceae bacterium includes:
- a CDS encoding acyl-CoA dehydrogenase family protein → MDFEFTEEDRAFRKEVEDFAKEELLPDWDQNAICWPAGYGTLPMFEAEFKHSWDQFFLKLGSKGWLSLGWPREYGGMASMMKQAIFNDVMSYYIAPPSDVATSIVGPTILHVASEEMKKEWLPKIARGQVRFWLGYSEPNAGSDLGSLQTRAEEDGDDLVINGQKVWSSGA
- a CDS encoding acyl-CoA dehydrogenase family protein, with amino-acid sequence MYFDETHNAFRESVRRFVDREINPYMDEWEETTVPLHELFKKMGDLGFLGVRYDPKYGGQGLDYWFETVLLEELGRIHGLGVSVATFVQTNMATPAIAEFGSEYLKETYLKPAIAGEMVSAIAVTEPGAGSDVAALKTKAIRKGDHYIVNGSKTFITNGSQADFLTLLARSGDKPGHHAFSLLIVPTNLPGFSVSKKLDKMGLRSSDTALLFFDDVKVPVENLIGKEGEGFIYQMKQFQHERFTVLPIAYVASKDMIDMTVDYLKQRVAFGEPLINKQVLRHRLVQWLAEIESLKQLTYHIVRMKTQGLDVTREISMGKLLSGQLITKVADGCLQMFGGMGFMNETLISRYYRDSRLLPIGGGADEVMSDVIAKREGY